One Helianthus annuus cultivar XRQ/B chromosome 7, HanXRQr2.0-SUNRISE, whole genome shotgun sequence genomic region harbors:
- the LOC110866670 gene encoding uncharacterized protein LOC110866670 produces MGFPGRWCSWIKGILESARSSVLDNGSSTFEFQCQKGLRQGDPISPFLFIMVVEMLSCMIDKAISVDALSGIQISNGMCVSHLLYVDNAIILGELFPSNIRNVSNIYAIGVQLGELNNMVAAVGCQVGIFPFKYLGLMVGANMNQAPVQVIKDLEVKMRNFLWGGDDWVKKLYWVAWDRVSLPKKNDGLGLSSIKSEKDEWEWIGAADKDFSTKAVKKLLDNSRIRSDVYVPEGGNSILSKCNIFVWREKMGKIATMDALKKRNIGDSNTICGLCEEGEESVDHLFTSCYFASMLWSFISSWCKSQNIVVFSFKDLIEVHNHFGLNRQKIEAINGLIRTGCWVIWRSRNEARFRNKPVKLEGIISEVKNLGFCGIRLEIMERLFLGEIGVNL; encoded by the exons ATGGGGTTCCCGGGTAGATGGTGCTCATGGATAAAAGGAATCTTAGAGTCGGCGAGATCCTCAGTATTGGATAATGGGTCATCGACCTTTGAATTTCAGTGTCAAAAAGGTTTGCGTCAGGGGGATCCCATCTCGCCGTTCCTATTTATCATGGTGGTGGAGATGCTTTCTTGCATGATTGACAAAGCGATAAGCGTTGACGCTTTGTCGGGCATCCAAATTTCTAATGGGATGTGTGTTTCTCACTTGTTGTATGTAGACAATGCTATTATACTTGGGGAATTGTTTCCTTCTAATATTAGGAATGTG TCGAATATTTATGCTATCGGTGTACAACTGGGTGAGTTAAACAATATGGTTGCGGCGGTTGGATGTCAAGTGGGTATTTTTCCCTTCAAGTATCTTGGTCTTATGGTGGGGGCTAACATGAATCAG GCGCCAGTTCAAGTGATCAAGGATTTGGAAGTGAAAATGAGGAATTTCCTGTGGGGTGGAGACGATTGGGTAAAAAAGCTTTATTGGGTCGCTTGGGATCGTGTGTCTCTCCCTAAAAAGAACGATGGGCTCGGTTTAA GTTCAATTAAATCAGAAAAGGATGAGTGGGAGTGGATTGGTGCAGCAGATAAAGACTTTAGCACGAAGGCGGTTAAGAAGCTTCTCGATAATAGCAGGATCAGATCGGACGTGTATGTTCCGGAGGGAGGTAACTCGATTCTGAGTAAATGCAATATCTTCGTATGGAGAGAGAAAATGGGCAAGATTGCTACAATGGACGCGTTAAAAAAGAGAAACATTGGGGACAGTAACACGATATGTGGCCTATGCGAAGAAGGTGAGGAGAGTGTTGATCATTTGTTCACTTCCTGCTATTTTGCTTCTATGTTATGGTCTTTTATCAGTAGTTGGTGCAAGTCTCAGAATATAGTGGTGTTCTCGTTTAAAGACTTAATTGAAGTTCATAATCATTTTGGCTTGAATAGGCAGAAGATAGAGGCTATAAATGGCCTGATTAGGACTGGTTGTTGGGTTATTTGGAGATCGAGAAATGAAGCTAGGTTCAGGAATAAACCGGTCAAATTGGAGGGTATTATTAGTGAGGTTAAAAACCTTGGTTTTTGTGGTATACGTCTAGAAATAATGGAACGTCTATTTCTTGGAgagattggtgtaaatttgtaa
- the LOC110866320 gene encoding uncharacterized protein LOC110866320, with protein sequence MASTSKLSIKCQTKSISLPCRSHPISFGIEELLNKIKTTAVEAASADTICSELSQLSRLYKCMDDLLTSSTTQVLMSREQNKNWVDELVDESVRFLDICGSISDMLSEIKGHNRELLSALRRRKGEMSFENCMEKYNCFRKKMKKDVKMLIGSLKQVDNMINGGGGGSVVVDSDNHQLVAVIRTVIGVSEVTILVFESLLMFFCVPVSKTHRWSLVVSKFLHKGIVACEDQQENGIGNEFERMDAALTRLCKYGVSSEMRNVQIAQCRLDRLGAQIECMEGGLDSIFRCLVRTRVSLLNIISQ encoded by the coding sequence ATGGCTTCTACTTCGAAATTAAGCATCAAATGCCAAACTAAATCCATTAGCTTACCTTGCAGATCACATCCGATCAGTTTCGGGATTGAAGAACTGCTCAACAAGATCAAAACAACGGCAGTAGAAGCAGCATCTGCGGACACAATCTGCAGTGAGTTATCCCAGCTGTCAAGATTGTACAAATGCATGGATGATCTCCTAACTTCATCAACCACCCAGGTTTTGATGTCTCGTGAACAAAACAAGAATTGGGTCGATGAGTTAGTAGACGAATCGGTGAGATTCTTGGATATTTGTGGAAGCATAAGTGATATGTTGTCAGAAATCAAAGGGCATAATAGAGAACTTCTTTCTGCTTTACGGAGGAGAAAGGGGGAGATGAGCTTTGAAAACTGCATGGAGAAATACAATTGCTtcagaaagaaaatgaaaaaagaTGTTAAAATGTTGATTGGAAGTTTGAAGCAAGTTGATAACATGAtcaacggtggtggtggtggttcagTGGTGGTTGATTCAGATAACCACCAGCTCGTGGCAGTGATCAGGACAGTAATAGGAGTTTCCGAAGTGACCATTTTGGTTTTTGAATCTTTGTTGATGTTCTTCTGTGTACCAGTTTCCAAAACACACAGATGGTCACTTGTGGTGTCAAAGTTCTTGCACAAAGGGATTGTGGCATGTGAagatcaacaagaaaatgggatCGGGAATGAATTCGAAAGAATGGATGCTGCGTTGACAAGATTATGTAAATACGGAGTTTCGAGTGAAATGAGGAATGTGCAGATTGCGCAATGTAGGTTGGATAGATTAGGAGCTCAGATTGAATGCATGGAGGGTGGATTAGATAGCATTTTTAGGTGTTTGGTTCGGACCAGAGTTTCACTTCTTAATATCATATCCCAGTAA
- the LOC110866671 gene encoding uncharacterized protein LOC110866671 codes for MEHEDLSSTNLANFWGNHDFGMESVEASGLSGGLLCLWDRGIFDVVSSVKDKNFLLVNGRLKGSQYEINVINVYAPQNAADKLNLWNKIRDTMEGFEGLWVIVGDFNAVRSPEERRNSNYKNTCAKNFNDFINTAGLVEYNLNGRKYTCVRDNGRKLSKLDRFLVCSKLIFKWPDACLRGLTTKYSDHCPLVLTVNKKNFGAKPFRIFSSWLEELGFQESVEKAVSLLGCSDGPADIRLMKKFTVIRSAIKEWRSEHLKKGKSLPKRKKN; via the coding sequence atGGAACATGAAGATCTTTCCAGTACTAATCTGGCCAATTTTTGGGGAAATCATGATTTTGGTATGGAGAGTGTCGAAGCGTCGGGTCTTTCGGGTGGTTTACTTTGTTTATGGGATAGAGGGATTTTTGATGTGGTTTCTTCGGTGAAGGACAAGAATTTTCTTCTGGTCAATGGGAGACTAAAAGGGTCTCAATATGAAATTAATGTTATAAATGTATATGCCCCTCAAAACGCGGCTGACAAATTGAACCTTTGGAACAAGATAAGAGATACGATGGAAGGTTTTGAAGGGTTATGGGTCATTGTCGGGGACTTCAATGCGGTTAGGTCTCCAGAAGAACGTAGAAACTCCAATTACAAGAACACATGTGCCAAAAACTTTAATGATTTCATTAATACTGCTGGTCTTGTGGAATATAACTTGAACGGTAGAAAGTACACGTGTGTGAGAGATAATGGCAGGAAGTTAAGTAAGTTAGATCGGTTCTTAGTTTGCTCAAAATTAATTTTTAAGTGGCCAGATGCCTGTTTGAGGGGTTTAACGACAAAGTATTCAGATCATTGTCCTTTAGTTTTAACGGTAAATAAGAAAAATTTTGGAGCTAAGCCTTTTAGAATTTTCAGCTCATGGCTTGAGGAACTGGGCTTTCAGGAGTCTGTTGAAAAGGCTGTTAGTCTCTTGGGATGTAGTGATGGGCCTGCGGATATCAGGTTAATGAAAAAATTCACAGTAATCAGAAGTGCTATAAAAGAATGGAGGTCGGAGCATCTGAAAAAAGGGAAATCTTTGCCAAAGCGGAAGAAGAATTAG